The sequence TCGAGAGGACCGAGCTGGAATTCCGGCACGAGCATATTGACGACTATCGGTTGGCAATGACCACCTGGCGAACCACGACGCAGTTCAAGTGGTAGGAAGCCCTGGCAGGAACCATATGGACAACAAGGTACCCCGCGTGGTGATCGCTGCACTGCGCGGGGGTTCGGGAAAAACTACCCTGTCTTTAGGTTTGATCGCCTCATGGCGGCAAAGGGCAGGGGATATCGTTCCTTTCAAAAAGGGGCCAGACTATATTGATGCCGGCTGGCTGGCGCTGGCTGCTGGTAGGCCCTGCTACAACCTTGATCCTTACATGATGAACGGGGAGCAGATCCTCGACTCCTTCGCCCACCGCAGTTTCGGCTCATACGGGGCGGTAATTGAGGGGAATCGGGGCCTGTTCGATGGCATGGATGAAGCGGGAAGTTGTAGCACTGCTGAAGTGGCAAAGCTGCTGCAAGCACCAGTACTGTTGGTGGTGGACGGCACAAAAATTACCCGAACTGCCGCTGCTCTAGTACTCGGGTGCCTGAAGCTGGATCCTCATCTTTCCATCAGAGGGGTAATACTTAATCGAGTAGCTGGCAGCCGACATGAGCGGATGCTGCGCTCCACCATAGAGCATTACGCTGGCGTACCTGTGGTCGGTGCCATCCCAAGGCTCCGGGATAATGCCTTCCCTGAACGCCACATGGGTCTTATGACTGCACTGGAGCATCCAGATGCCAGAGAGGCCATACTAGCCAGAATTCATGTGGTTGAACGATATCTTGATGTGGAGAGGGTCATTGGCTTCGCTGGAGAGGCGCCAATGCTCGAGCAGCCCCGGTCGGTGAGCTGGAAACAGTCGAGGACAGTTGCCTGTCGACAGCCTGTCATTGGGGTGATTGCAGACTCGGCTTTCCAATTTTACTACCCCGAAAACCTCGAAGCTCTGCAAAGATGTGGAGCTAGGGTAATCAGAATCAGCGCCTTGCAGGATCGCTCAGTTCCAAAACTGGATGCACTCTATGTGGGTGGAGGATTTCCCGAAACGCACGCAGCGCAACTTGCTGCTAACAGTGGATTCCGCAAGTCTCTCAAAAAGGTGGTACACAGCGGACTCCCTGTGTATGCCGAGTGCGGCGGTCTCATGTACCTGGGAAGAAAGCTCCATTTGGAGGGGAAAACATATCCAATGGTGGATGTCCTCCCCATGGATTTTGAACTCAGGAAACGGCCGCAGGCACATGGCTATACCGAGATGGAGGTGATTGCACCTAATCCTTTTTATCCAGTAGGAATTACTTTGAAGGGGCATGAATTTCATTATTCTCGCGTGATTCATGCTGATCCCAACAAATTCTCCCTGGTTTTCCGCATGAGAAGGGGTACAGGAATTCTAGACGAAATGGATGGAGTGTGCTATAAGAATGT is a genomic window of Deltaproteobacteria bacterium containing:
- the cobB gene encoding hydrogenobyrinic acid a,c-diamide synthase (glutamine-hydrolyzing) encodes the protein MDNKVPRVVIAALRGGSGKTTLSLGLIASWRQRAGDIVPFKKGPDYIDAGWLALAAGRPCYNLDPYMMNGEQILDSFAHRSFGSYGAVIEGNRGLFDGMDEAGSCSTAEVAKLLQAPVLLVVDGTKITRTAAALVLGCLKLDPHLSIRGVILNRVAGSRHERMLRSTIEHYAGVPVVGAIPRLRDNAFPERHMGLMTALEHPDAREAILARIHVVERYLDVERVIGFAGEAPMLEQPRSVSWKQSRTVACRQPVIGVIADSAFQFYYPENLEALQRCGARVIRISALQDRSVPKLDALYVGGGFPETHAAQLAANSGFRKSLKKVVHSGLPVYAECGGLMYLGRKLHLEGKTYPMVDVLPMDFELRKRPQAHGYTEMEVIAPNPFYPVGITLKGHEFHYSRVIHADPNKFSLVFRMRRGTGILDEMDGVCYKNVLATYSHVHAVGSPEWAEGLVQKALAFQQHRITREAKKNGREDESTRVFSSAEVPTYQNLRR